One stretch of Streptomyces sp. NBC_01363 DNA includes these proteins:
- the ribD gene encoding bifunctional diaminohydroxyphosphoribosylaminopyrimidine deaminase/5-amino-6-(5-phosphoribosylamino)uracil reductase RibD, which produces MDTAADITAMRRAITLAARGLGSTSPNPVVGCVILDAAGRHAGEGFHQRAGGPHAEIHALRDAGDRARGGTAYVTLEPCNHTGRTGPCAQALIEAGVARVVYAVGDPNPQATGGADTLRAAGTEAEQGLLAAEAEAGNAAWLASVRLGRPYVLWKYAATLDGRIAAADATSRWITSPESRADVHRLRAEADAVVVGSGTARTDDPQLGVRGIEDAVQPLRVVVDTGATAVRPGARVLDGTAPTLIAVAEDADAGHLPEAAVLRLPRAATGPGLDIPALLRALHGRGVRSVLLEGGPTLAGAFVAAGTVDKVVGYLAPVLLGAGPAALADAGISTIAEALRLDVTETVRIGPDLRITAVPGPARKGN; this is translated from the coding sequence GTGGACACCGCAGCCGACATCACCGCCATGCGCCGTGCGATCACGCTCGCCGCCCGCGGTCTCGGCTCCACCAGCCCCAACCCCGTCGTCGGCTGCGTCATCCTCGACGCCGCGGGCCGCCACGCCGGCGAGGGCTTCCACCAGCGGGCCGGCGGACCGCACGCCGAGATCCACGCCCTGCGCGACGCGGGCGACCGGGCCCGGGGCGGCACCGCCTACGTCACCCTCGAACCCTGCAACCACACCGGCCGCACCGGCCCCTGCGCCCAGGCGCTCATCGAGGCCGGGGTCGCCCGGGTCGTCTACGCGGTCGGCGACCCGAACCCGCAGGCCACCGGCGGTGCCGACACCCTGCGCGCGGCCGGGACCGAGGCCGAGCAGGGGCTCCTCGCGGCCGAGGCCGAGGCGGGCAACGCGGCCTGGCTGGCCTCGGTGCGTCTGGGCCGCCCGTACGTCCTGTGGAAGTACGCGGCGACCCTCGACGGCCGGATCGCGGCCGCCGACGCCACCAGCCGCTGGATCACCTCTCCCGAGTCCCGCGCCGACGTCCACCGGCTGCGCGCCGAGGCCGACGCCGTCGTGGTCGGCTCCGGCACCGCCCGCACCGACGACCCGCAGCTCGGGGTACGCGGCATCGAGGACGCCGTGCAGCCGCTGCGGGTGGTCGTCGACACCGGCGCCACCGCCGTACGGCCCGGCGCCCGGGTCCTCGACGGGACCGCGCCCACCCTGATCGCCGTCGCCGAGGACGCCGATGCCGGGCACCTGCCCGAAGCGGCCGTCCTGCGGCTGCCGCGCGCCGCCACCGGCCCCGGCCTGGACATCCCCGCCCTGCTCCGTGCCCTGCACGGGCGCGGCGTCCGCTCCGTACTCCTCGAAGGCGGCCCGACCCTGGCCGGGGCCTTCGTCGCCGCGGGAACGGTCGACAAGGTCGTCGGCTATCTCGCCCCCGTGCTCCTCGGCGCCGGCCCCGCGGCCCTCGCCGATGCCGGAATCTCCACCATTGCCGAGGCGTTGCGCCTCGATGTGACCGAGACCGTCCGTATCGGCCCCGATCTGCGCATCACCGCCGTCCCCGGCCCTGCCCGGAAGGGAAACTGA
- a CDS encoding chitinase C-terminal domain-containing protein yields the protein MLSPTRARATLLAAGVAVAGLLMGSLAATPSAASDQESCRPDGLYETPGAAVLYCSVYDTEGREKMDADHQRRVIGYFTGWRTGKDGKPTYLASDIPWDKVTHLNYAFAHVDGGNKISVGADGPDNASTGMTWPGVAGAEMDPDLPVSFDQFPLGDSNCPISPKLKITNNTKATPPGGTEFQFDYATSAPANAKDQSGFGTTTVRSDHTAANNIGGLKGDYNRVSLKLPAWQSLAPGASVQVDFVYYLPTSTPSNWTVAFGGKSYALTADLARGTTPVDPGTGTSSPSPDPSTGTGPTPGGDCAAPAWSAGSEYGAGTTVSHGSHQWKAKWWTKGETPGSTGDWGAWQDLGACCPSSRTARR from the coding sequence GTGCTGTCCCCCACCCGTGCGAGAGCCACCCTGCTCGCAGCCGGCGTTGCCGTCGCCGGACTGCTGATGGGCTCGCTCGCCGCCACCCCGTCGGCCGCCTCCGACCAGGAGTCCTGTCGCCCCGACGGGCTCTACGAGACCCCCGGTGCCGCCGTCCTCTACTGCTCCGTCTACGACACCGAGGGCCGCGAGAAGATGGACGCCGACCACCAGCGGCGGGTCATCGGATACTTCACCGGCTGGCGGACCGGCAAGGACGGCAAGCCCACCTACCTCGCCTCCGACATCCCTTGGGACAAAGTCACCCATTTGAATTACGCGTTCGCCCACGTCGACGGCGGCAACAAGATCTCCGTGGGTGCCGACGGGCCGGACAACGCCTCGACCGGCATGACCTGGCCGGGTGTCGCGGGCGCCGAGATGGACCCGGATCTCCCCGTGTCCTTCGACCAGTTCCCGCTCGGTGACTCCAACTGCCCGATCAGCCCCAAGCTGAAGATCACCAACAACACGAAGGCGACCCCGCCCGGCGGCACGGAGTTCCAGTTCGACTACGCGACCTCCGCGCCCGCCAACGCCAAGGACCAGTCGGGCTTCGGCACGACGACCGTGCGCAGCGATCACACCGCCGCCAACAACATCGGCGGCCTCAAGGGCGACTACAACCGCGTCTCGCTGAAGCTCCCGGCCTGGCAGAGCCTGGCTCCCGGCGCCTCGGTGCAGGTCGACTTCGTCTACTACCTGCCCACCTCCACACCGTCGAACTGGACGGTGGCCTTCGGCGGGAAGTCGTACGCCCTCACCGCCGACCTGGCGCGCGGAACCACCCCGGTCGACCCCGGCACGGGCACGTCCTCACCGTCGCCGGACCCCTCGACCGGCACGGGCCCGACGCCCGGTGGCGACTGCGCCGCGCCCGCCTGGAGCGCGGGCTCCGAGTACGGCGCGGGTACGACGGTCAGCCACGGCTCGCACCAGTGGAAGGCCAAGTGGTGGACGAAGGGCGAGACGCCCGGCTCCACCGGCGACTGGGGTGCCTGGCAGGACCTCGGGGCCTGCTGCCCCTCCTCCCGAACCGCCCGGCGGTGA
- a CDS encoding nicotinamide mononucleotide transporter family protein, producing MSALHWLNSEAFTVFGQHIIWSDMIGNTVGLIALTLGWLRSIWTWPAQLLSGVVLVAANASVHQAGSVGKQLVVVAVAVWGWQQWTRGRQQAQDGSIAVRFATWRERGYLLGGAALGTLAVGGLFTAFPSLSWSPWADAYIFAGTLVAMLAQARGMVEFWFAWLLVDLVGVPLNFHSGLAFSGLIYVVYGALVLWGMRDWWLRSRTPALEGVTA from the coding sequence GTGAGTGCCCTGCACTGGCTGAACTCGGAGGCGTTCACCGTCTTCGGGCAGCACATCATCTGGTCCGACATGATCGGCAACACCGTCGGTCTGATCGCGCTCACCCTGGGCTGGCTCCGCTCCATCTGGACCTGGCCCGCCCAACTGCTGTCCGGCGTCGTGCTGGTCGCGGCCAACGCCTCCGTGCACCAGGCGGGCAGCGTCGGCAAGCAGCTCGTCGTCGTCGCCGTGGCCGTCTGGGGCTGGCAACAGTGGACCCGGGGCAGGCAGCAGGCCCAGGACGGCTCCATCGCCGTACGGTTCGCCACCTGGCGCGAGCGCGGCTACCTGCTGGGCGGCGCCGCACTCGGCACCCTCGCGGTCGGTGGCCTGTTCACCGCGTTCCCCTCGCTCTCGTGGAGCCCGTGGGCGGACGCGTACATATTCGCCGGGACGCTCGTCGCGATGCTCGCCCAGGCCCGCGGCATGGTCGAGTTCTGGTTCGCCTGGCTGCTGGTCGACCTGGTCGGCGTACCGCTGAACTTCCACAGCGGACTCGCCTTCTCCGGTCTCATCTACGTCGTGTACGGCGCCCTCGTCCTGTGGGGCATGCGCGACTGGTGGCTGCGTTCGCGGACACCCGCTCTGGAAGGAGTCACGGCATGA
- a CDS encoding MFS transporter, producing MTTDSTDTVFGTEQVRRARFAVAAVFTVHGAVTGSFATRVPWIQDHAGVSAGQLGLALAFPAIGASLAMPLAGAISHRFGARTALRGLLALWTLALILPSTAPNLLTLCAALFVYGATAGMSDVAMNALGVEVENRLDKSIMSGLHGMWSVGALIGSAAGTVAAHLGADARLHHALAALVLTTLGLIACQGVLDLRSRPDEEPPPRFTLPPKSALIIGAVGFCAVFAEGASLDWSAVYLRDVMDTSAGLAAASTTAFALTMAVARIAGDKVVDRFGAVRTVRVGGVLATVGGILVVASPDAALAMCGFGLLGLGVAVVVPLAFAAAGRSGPNPSQAIAGVATITYTSGLIAPSAIGSLAEATSLVVSFGLVTVLAFGLVLGAGVLRAGDRRQVSSSDAGAPSTKSAEPRP from the coding sequence ATGACAACGGATTCCACAGACACGGTCTTCGGCACGGAGCAGGTGAGGCGGGCCAGGTTCGCCGTCGCCGCCGTCTTCACCGTGCACGGCGCGGTGACCGGCAGCTTCGCCACCCGGGTGCCCTGGATCCAGGACCACGCCGGGGTCAGCGCCGGTCAGCTCGGCCTCGCCCTCGCCTTCCCGGCGATCGGCGCCTCGCTCGCCATGCCGCTGGCCGGCGCGATCAGCCATCGCTTCGGCGCCAGGACCGCGTTGCGCGGACTGCTCGCCCTGTGGACGCTGGCGCTGATCCTGCCCTCGACGGCGCCCAACCTGCTGACGCTGTGCGCCGCGCTCTTCGTGTACGGGGCGACGGCCGGCATGTCGGACGTGGCGATGAACGCCCTCGGCGTCGAGGTGGAGAACCGCCTCGACAAGTCGATCATGTCCGGGCTGCACGGGATGTGGAGCGTGGGCGCCCTGATCGGTTCGGCGGCGGGCACGGTGGCCGCGCATCTGGGCGCCGACGCCCGGCTGCACCACGCCCTGGCCGCCCTCGTGCTCACCACGCTCGGCCTGATCGCCTGCCAGGGCGTGCTGGACCTGCGCAGCCGGCCGGACGAGGAGCCGCCGCCGCGCTTCACCCTGCCGCCGAAGTCGGCGCTGATCATCGGCGCGGTGGGCTTCTGCGCGGTGTTCGCCGAGGGGGCCAGCCTGGACTGGTCGGCGGTCTACCTCCGGGACGTCATGGACACCTCCGCCGGGCTCGCCGCGGCTTCCACGACGGCGTTCGCGCTGACCATGGCGGTCGCCCGGATCGCCGGCGACAAGGTCGTCGACCGCTTCGGCGCGGTCCGGACCGTACGGGTCGGCGGGGTCCTCGCGACGGTCGGCGGGATCCTCGTGGTCGCCTCGCCGGACGCGGCGCTCGCCATGTGCGGCTTCGGGCTCCTGGGCCTCGGTGTGGCGGTGGTCGTCCCGCTCGCCTTCGCCGCGGCCGGGCGCAGCGGCCCGAACCCGAGCCAGGCGATCGCGGGCGTCGCCACGATCACGTACACCTCGGGGCTGATCGCCCCGTCCGCGATCGGCTCGCTGGCCGAGGCGACCTCACTGGTCGTCTCGTTCGGCCTGGTGACGGTGCTCGCGTTCGGTCTGGTGCTGGGGGCCGGGGTGCTGCGGGCGGGCGACCGCAGGCAGGTGTCGTCCTCGGACGCCGGTGCCCCGAGCACGAAGTCCGCCGAGCCGCGTCCCTGA
- the hisG gene encoding ATP phosphoribosyltransferase: MLRIAVPNKGSLSGPAMAMLHEAGYQQRKESKELVLVDPENEVEFFYLRPRDIAIYVSSGRLDIGITGRDLLLDSGADSEEILQLGFARSTFRYATKPGTAEGPQDFDGKTIATSYEGIVAKHLADAGVNASVVHLDGAVETAIELGVAQVIADVVETGTSLRNAGLEVIGEPIMKSEAVVIRRTGAPDDDPKVQQFLRRLQGVLVARSYVMMDYDCRVEHLERAVALTPGLESPTISPLHHEGWVAVRSMVAAREAQRIMDDLYDLGARAILTTAIHACRL; encoded by the coding sequence ATGCTGCGCATCGCCGTCCCCAACAAGGGTTCACTCTCCGGGCCTGCGATGGCGATGCTCCATGAGGCCGGCTACCAGCAGCGCAAGGAGTCCAAGGAACTCGTCCTCGTCGACCCCGAGAACGAGGTCGAGTTCTTCTACCTGCGGCCGCGCGACATCGCGATCTACGTGAGCTCCGGCCGGCTCGACATCGGCATCACCGGCCGCGACCTGCTGCTCGACTCCGGCGCCGACTCCGAGGAGATCCTGCAGCTCGGCTTCGCCCGCTCCACCTTCCGCTACGCCACCAAGCCCGGCACGGCCGAGGGCCCGCAGGACTTCGACGGCAAGACGATCGCCACCTCCTACGAGGGCATCGTCGCCAAGCACCTCGCCGACGCCGGCGTCAATGCCTCCGTCGTCCACCTCGACGGCGCGGTCGAGACCGCCATCGAACTCGGTGTCGCCCAGGTCATCGCCGACGTCGTGGAGACCGGCACCAGTCTGCGCAACGCCGGACTCGAAGTCATCGGCGAGCCGATCATGAAGTCGGAGGCTGTCGTCATCCGCCGCACCGGCGCACCCGACGACGACCCCAAGGTGCAGCAGTTCCTCCGCCGCCTCCAGGGCGTCCTGGTCGCCCGCAGCTACGTGATGATGGACTACGACTGCCGCGTCGAGCACCTGGAGCGCGCGGTGGCCCTCACCCCGGGCCTGGAGTCGCCGACCATCTCCCCGCTGCACCACGAGGGCTGGGTCGCCGTCCGTTCCATGGTCGCCGCCCGGGAGGCCCAGCGGATCATGGACGATCTGTACGACCTCGGCGCCCGCGCCATCCTCACCACCGCCATCCACGCCTGCCGCCTCTGA
- the ribH gene encoding 6,7-dimethyl-8-ribityllumazine synthase: MSGKGAPELSVRNCGDLRVAVVAAQWHEKIMDGLVDGALRALHELGIDEPTLLRVPGSFELPVVAKVLAGRGYDAIVALGVIIRGGTPHFEYVSNGVTNGLTQVAVDTGVPVGFGVLTCDTEEQALDRAGLEGSNEDKGHEAVTAAVATAATLRTVSEPWR, translated from the coding sequence ATGAGCGGCAAGGGCGCACCCGAACTGTCCGTACGCAACTGCGGCGACCTGCGCGTGGCGGTCGTCGCCGCGCAGTGGCACGAGAAGATCATGGACGGACTCGTCGACGGCGCCCTGCGCGCCCTGCACGAGCTCGGCATCGACGAGCCGACCCTGCTCCGGGTGCCCGGCAGCTTCGAACTCCCGGTCGTGGCCAAGGTCCTCGCGGGCCGCGGCTACGACGCGATCGTCGCCCTCGGCGTGATCATCCGCGGCGGTACCCCGCACTTCGAGTACGTGTCCAACGGCGTCACCAACGGTCTCACCCAGGTCGCCGTCGACACCGGGGTCCCGGTCGGCTTCGGCGTACTCACGTGCGACACCGAGGAGCAGGCGCTCGACCGGGCCGGCCTGGAAGGGTCCAACGAGGACAAGGGGCATGAAGCGGTCACCGCGGCCGTCGCCACCGCCGCCACGCTGCGCACGGTCAGCGAGCCCTGGCGCTGA
- a CDS encoding PH domain-containing protein, giving the protein MSAPAPRSELPTLPVTFRPTRTRVVLLTVGAAMFVVITVIALTLEQLSAGERSSFIFTALLFFGVLALLSRPKIVANEDGVTVVNLTRTRRLSWAEILRVNLRVGDPWVFLDLSDGTSMPALGIQPGIAKQQAIRDARALRALAENHGTGTDNG; this is encoded by the coding sequence ATGTCCGCCCCCGCGCCCCGGTCCGAACTCCCCACGCTCCCGGTCACGTTCCGGCCGACCCGAACCCGGGTGGTCCTGCTGACCGTGGGGGCGGCGATGTTCGTCGTCATCACCGTCATCGCCCTGACCCTGGAGCAGCTGAGCGCGGGGGAGCGGTCCAGCTTCATCTTCACCGCGCTGCTGTTCTTCGGCGTGCTCGCGCTGCTCAGCCGCCCGAAGATCGTCGCGAACGAGGACGGGGTGACGGTGGTCAATCTCACTCGAACGCGCCGACTGTCCTGGGCGGAGATTCTCCGTGTCAACCTGCGTGTCGGCGACCCCTGGGTCTTTCTCGACCTGAGCGACGGGACCAGCATGCCGGCCCTCGGTATCCAGCCGGGAATCGCCAAGCAGCAGGCCATCCGCGACGCCCGTGCGCTCCGCGCCCTCGCCGAGAACCACGGCACCGGTACGGACAACGGCTGA
- a CDS encoding riboflavin synthase → MFTGIVEELGEVTAVEKLGDASRFRLRGPVVTEGAKHGDSIAVNGVCLTVVDLGEGEFTADVMAETLNRSSLGALDTGSRVNLERPMAVGGRLGGHIVQGHVDGTGRIVERRISENWEVVKISLPAELTRYVVEKGSITVDGVSLTVVDAGPDYFTISLIPTTLALTTLGIKEPGDPVNLEVDVIAKYVERLLGNPAQEPEEPVK, encoded by the coding sequence GTGTTCACCGGAATTGTCGAAGAACTGGGTGAAGTCACCGCCGTCGAGAAGCTCGGCGACGCCTCCCGATTCCGCCTCCGCGGCCCCGTGGTCACCGAAGGCGCCAAGCACGGCGACTCCATCGCCGTCAACGGCGTCTGCCTCACCGTCGTCGACCTCGGCGAGGGCGAGTTCACCGCGGACGTGATGGCCGAGACCCTCAACAGGTCCAGCCTCGGCGCCCTGGACACCGGTTCCCGGGTCAACCTGGAACGCCCCATGGCGGTCGGCGGCCGACTCGGCGGCCACATCGTCCAGGGCCATGTCGACGGCACCGGGCGCATCGTCGAGCGCAGGATCTCGGAGAACTGGGAGGTCGTGAAGATCTCCCTCCCCGCGGAGCTGACCCGCTACGTGGTGGAGAAGGGATCGATCACCGTCGACGGCGTCAGCCTCACCGTGGTGGACGCCGGACCCGACTACTTCACCATCAGCCTCATCCCCACCACCCTCGCCCTGACCACGCTCGGCATCAAGGAGCCCGGCGACCCGGTCAACCTGGAGGTGGACGTCATCGCGAAGTACGTCGAGCGACTGCTCGGCAACCCCGCGCAGGAGCCCGAGGAGCCGGTGAAGTGA
- a CDS encoding bifunctional 3,4-dihydroxy-2-butanone-4-phosphate synthase/GTP cyclohydrolase II → MTAQPTWLHREHEDAAEDLRLDPVEQAIRDIAAGRPVVVVDDEDRENEGDLVIAAEKATPEIVAFMMSECRGLICAPMENAELERLELPQMVDHNTESMRTAFTVSVDASAAHGVTTGISAADRATTLRLLAGGEAGPGDFVRPGHIFPLRARSGGVLVRNGHTEAAVDLARLAGLRPAGAIVEIAGEDGVMLRLPQLVPFARKHGLTIISIEDLIAYRRSSEPTVRREAEVRLPTGFGAFTAYGYRSTTDGVEHVALVHGDLGDGDDVLVRVHSECLTGDIFQSQRCDCGPQLHASMRRITEEGRGVVVYLRGHEGRGIGLLSKLRAYELQERGIDTLDANLELGLPADARDYAAGAQILKDLGVHSLRLMTNNPDKTAAILRHGLAVTGREPMPVQAGEHNLRYLRTKRDRMGHDLPWLDTATASTCGNQ, encoded by the coding sequence ATGACTGCCCAGCCCACCTGGTTGCACCGGGAGCACGAGGACGCCGCCGAGGACCTCCGCCTGGACCCCGTCGAGCAGGCGATCCGCGACATCGCCGCCGGACGGCCCGTCGTGGTCGTCGACGACGAGGACCGGGAGAACGAGGGCGACCTCGTCATCGCCGCGGAGAAGGCCACCCCCGAGATCGTCGCGTTCATGATGAGCGAATGCCGCGGCCTGATCTGCGCGCCCATGGAGAACGCCGAGCTGGAACGGCTCGAACTGCCGCAGATGGTCGACCACAACACCGAGTCGATGCGCACCGCGTTCACCGTCTCCGTCGACGCGTCCGCCGCCCACGGCGTCACCACCGGCATCTCGGCCGCCGACCGGGCCACCACGCTCCGGCTGCTGGCCGGCGGCGAGGCCGGCCCCGGCGACTTCGTACGGCCCGGCCACATCTTCCCGCTCCGCGCCCGCTCCGGCGGGGTGCTGGTCCGCAACGGCCACACCGAGGCCGCCGTCGACCTCGCCCGGCTCGCCGGACTGCGGCCCGCCGGGGCCATCGTGGAGATCGCCGGCGAGGACGGGGTGATGCTGCGGCTGCCCCAACTGGTCCCGTTCGCCCGCAAGCACGGCCTCACGATCATCTCCATCGAGGACCTGATCGCCTACCGCCGCAGCTCGGAGCCGACCGTCCGCCGCGAGGCCGAGGTACGGCTGCCGACGGGCTTCGGCGCGTTCACCGCGTACGGCTACCGTTCCACCACCGACGGCGTCGAGCACGTCGCGCTCGTCCACGGCGACCTCGGCGACGGCGACGACGTCCTGGTCCGGGTCCACTCCGAGTGCCTGACCGGCGACATCTTCCAGTCCCAGCGCTGCGACTGCGGCCCCCAGCTGCACGCCTCCATGCGCCGGATCACCGAGGAGGGCCGCGGCGTCGTCGTCTACCTGCGCGGCCACGAGGGCCGGGGCATCGGCCTGCTGTCCAAGCTCCGCGCCTACGAACTCCAGGAGCGCGGCATCGACACCCTCGACGCCAACCTGGAGCTCGGCCTGCCCGCCGACGCCCGGGACTACGCGGCCGGTGCCCAGATCCTCAAGGACCTCGGCGTCCACAGCCTCAGGCTGATGACCAACAACCCCGACAAGACGGCCGCCATCCTGCGCCACGGGCTCGCCGTCACCGGCCGCGAGCCGATGCCCGTCCAGGCCGGCGAACACAATCTGCGCTACCTACGCACCAAGCGCGACCGCATGGGGCACGACCTGCCCTGGCTCGACACCGCCACGGCGTCGACCTGCGGCAACCAGTGA
- a CDS encoding phosphoribosyl-ATP diphosphatase — MANKTFEELFAELQLKAASGDPSTSRTAELVDKGVHAIGKKVVEEAAEVWMAAEHESKDAAAEEISQLLYHVQVMMVARGISLDDVYAHL, encoded by the coding sequence ATGGCGAACAAAACCTTCGAAGAGCTCTTCGCCGAGCTGCAGCTCAAGGCCGCCAGCGGCGACCCCTCCACCTCCCGTACCGCCGAGCTCGTGGACAAGGGTGTCCATGCCATCGGCAAGAAGGTCGTCGAGGAGGCCGCCGAGGTCTGGATGGCCGCCGAGCACGAGAGCAAGGACGCGGCCGCCGAGGAGATCTCCCAGCTGCTGTACCACGTCCAGGTGATGATGGTCGCCCGCGGGATCTCGCTCGACGACGTCTACGCCCATCTCTGA
- a CDS encoding ROK family transcriptional regulator, producing MPASPSTARAINDRLALRLLQQDGPLTATQLKSLTGLSRPTVADLVDRLQGAGLIRVVGEAGAERRGPNARLYGIAADRAHLAALDVRTGSVAVVVADLLGATLAEATLPIGSDTDTEAAAEQAAALLERTAREAGAGPLHSVGIGAPGLIDPVTGELRDTTGLPAWHRRLVRVLQQRLPATVLVENETNLAAVAEHRGGAAADRDTFVLFWLGHGVGAAVMLDGKLRRGASGGAGEIGFLPVPGIAGTPSAVNCDGGFHALVGSAPVCELAAAHGIAVPPGTAEGDKEPGAAFAVRAALAGEGDGEAFLDALAGRLAVGAAAIASVLDPGCVLLAGEVGHAGGDALAARVEERLTLMSPLRTEVRAGRLGGAAVLRGALLAAREAAQDELFTPSG from the coding sequence ATGCCCGCATCACCGAGCACCGCACGGGCCATCAACGACCGGCTCGCCCTGCGACTGCTCCAGCAGGACGGCCCGCTGACGGCCACGCAGCTGAAGAGCCTGACCGGCCTCTCCCGGCCCACCGTCGCCGACCTCGTCGACCGGTTGCAGGGGGCCGGCCTGATCCGCGTCGTCGGCGAGGCCGGCGCCGAGCGCCGCGGTCCCAACGCCCGGCTGTACGGGATCGCCGCCGACCGCGCCCATCTCGCCGCACTCGACGTGCGCACCGGCAGCGTCGCCGTGGTCGTCGCCGATCTCCTCGGCGCCACGCTCGCCGAGGCCACCCTGCCCATCGGCAGCGACACCGACACCGAGGCCGCCGCCGAACAGGCCGCCGCACTGCTGGAACGCACGGCGCGCGAGGCCGGTGCCGGCCCGCTGCACAGCGTCGGCATCGGCGCGCCCGGCCTGATCGACCCGGTCACGGGCGAGCTGCGCGACACCACCGGGCTGCCCGCCTGGCACCGGCGGCTGGTGCGGGTGCTCCAGCAACGGCTGCCCGCGACCGTGCTGGTCGAGAACGAGACCAATCTCGCCGCCGTCGCCGAACACCGCGGCGGCGCGGCGGCCGACCGCGACACCTTCGTGCTCTTCTGGCTCGGCCACGGCGTCGGCGCCGCCGTCATGCTGGACGGGAAGCTCCGCCGGGGAGCCTCCGGCGGCGCGGGCGAGATCGGCTTCCTGCCGGTGCCCGGCATCGCAGGCACGCCGTCGGCCGTCAACTGCGACGGCGGGTTCCACGCGCTGGTGGGCTCCGCCCCGGTCTGTGAACTGGCCGCCGCCCACGGCATCGCCGTGCCTCCGGGCACCGCCGAGGGGGACAAGGAACCGGGCGCGGCGTTCGCCGTGCGGGCCGCGCTGGCGGGGGAGGGGGACGGCGAGGCGTTCCTGGACGCCCTCGCCGGCCGTCTCGCGGTCGGCGCCGCCGCCATCGCCTCGGTCCTCGACCCGGGCTGTGTGCTGCTGGCGGGCGAGGTCGGCCACGCGGGCGGGGACGCGCTCGCGGCACGGGTCGAGGAGCGGCTGACCCTGATGTCACCGCTGCGCACCGAGGTCAGGGCCGGGCGGCTGGGCGGCGCGGCGGTGCTCCGAGGCGCGCTGCTCGCCGCCCGGGAGGCGGCTCAGGACGAGCTGTTCACGCCGTCCGGCTGA